In Desulfofustis limnaeus, the genomic stretch CGCCTCGCACATCAAGGTGTTCGGCGGCGGCGGCGGCGTCATTGTCGCCGATGAGATCAAGGAACTCGAGGCCTACGGCGTCACCAAGATCTATTCGCCGGAAGACGGCGCCACCATGGGCTTGCAGGGAATGGCCAACCACATGATCGAGCTGATGGATTTCTCCACCCTCAGCTACCACTCCCTTGATCCAGAGCTACTGCGCCGCGACAACAAGCGGATGATCGCCGCCTACATCACCGCCCTGCAGCAGGCCAAAGCCGACGCTCCGGACCGCCTGGGGCAGCTCCTCGGCCAGATCCGACCGCTGGCCGAGCAACATCGGCCACCGGTGGTCGGCATCACCGGTACCGGCGGCGCCGGCAAATCCTCGTTGACCGACGAGATCATCGTCCGATTCCTGCACGACATGCCCGAGATCAGGATCGGCGTCATCTGCTGCGACCCGTCGCGCCGCAAGACCGGCGGCGCGCTGCTCGGTGACCGCATCCGGATGAATGCCATTGCCCAGTCCGACCGGGTCTATATGCGCAGCCTGGCCACGCGGGATTCCGCCCATGAGGTCTCCGAGGCGTTGCCCGAGGCCATCCTGGCGGTCCAGGCCGCCGGTTTCGACCTGGTCATTGCCGAAACCGCCGGAATCGGCCAAGGCGACTCCCGTATTATCGATCTGGCCGATCTGTCCATCTACGTGATGACCAGCGATTACGGGGCGCCATCCCAGCTGGAAAAGATCGACATGCTCGATTACGCCGACATCATCGTCGTCAACAAATTCGAAAAGAAAGGCAGCGACGACGCCATCCGCGATATCCGCAAGCAGGTCCAGCGCAACCGCAAGGCCTGGACGTCCCGGCCGGAAGAGTTCCCGGTATACGGCACCATCGCCTCGAAATTCAACGATGACGGGGTAACTGCCTTGTACCACGGCATCATCGAGCAGCTGCAGAGCAAAACCGGTTGCACGCTGAGACCGTCGCTGCCCAAGCCAGCCGGAAAAGTCTCTTCTTCCAAGACCATCGTCATCCCGCCAGAGCGTTTACGCTATCTGGCCGAGATCGCCGACCGTGTCCGCACCTATCATCGCCGCACCGAAGAGCAGGCGGCGGCGGTGCGACGGGTCCATCACCTGCGTGGCAGCCTCGCGTTGCTCTCCAGCGATGAAACGGCCGCGGCAGCCCGGGAACAGCTGCAGCGGGCCATCGAGACCTACGGCAGCCACGTGGACAAACAGACCGAGGAAACGCTCACAACCTGGGCTGATATCAAGCAGGCCTATAGCGGCGACGAACTGGTGTATACGGTCAGGGGCCGAGAAGTTCGGGTGCCGCTGTACACCACGTCGCTGTGCCACTCACGCATCCCGAAGATTTCGTTGCCCCGCTTCCAGGATCCGGGAGACCTCTACACCTGGCTGCGCCATGAGCACCTTCCCGGCTATTTTCCCTATACCGGCGGTGTCTTCCCGCTCAAGCGGACCGCCGAGGATCCCACCAGGATGTTTGCCGGCGAGGGCGGACCGGCCCAGACCAACCGACGGTTCAAGCTCCTGTCGGAAAATTACGCGGCCAAACGGCTCTCCACCGCCTTCGACTCGGTCACGCTGTACGGCTGGGATCCGGCCGAGCGCCCCGACATCTACGGCAAGATCGGCAACTCCGGAGTTAGCGTCTGCACGCTCGACGATGTCAAGCTGCTCTATGACGGGTTCGATCTGTGCAGCTCGACCACCTCCGTATCGATGACCATCAACGGGCCGGCACCGATCATCCTGGCCATGTTCATGAACACCGCCATCGACCAACAGATCGACGCCTTCCGCCAGCGCCAGGGTCGCGAACCAAGCGACGGGGAGCGGGCCGAGATTCGTCAAACCGTCCTGCAAAACGTCCGCGGCACGGTGCAAGCCGATATTCTCAAGGAGGACCAAGGGCAGAATACCTGCATCTTCTCCATCGAGTTCGCCCTGAAAATGATGGGCGACATTCAGGAATATTTTATCGCCAACCAGGTGCGTAATTTCTATTCGGTCTCGGTCTCCGGCTACCATATCGCCGAGGCCGGCGCCAACCCCATCACCCAATTGGCCCTGACCCTGGCCAACGGCTTCACCTATGTGGAATACTACCTGGCCCGAGGCATGCACATCGACCAGATTGCCCCGAATCTGTCGTTCTTCTTCTCCAACGGCATGGACCCTGAATACACGGTGATTGGCCGGGTGGCCCGACGTATCTGGGCGGTGGCCATGCGTGAAAAATACGGGGCGAACACCACCTCGCAGCGGCTCAAGTACCATATTCAGACCTCGGGACGATCACTGCACAGTCAGGAGATCCAGTTCAACGACATCCGCACCACGCTGCAGGCACTCTGCGCCATCTACGATAACTGCAACAGCCTGCACACCAATGCCTACGACGAGGCGATCACCACCCCGAGCCAGGAATCGGTGCGACGGGCCCTGGCCATTCAGCTGATCATCAACCGCGAATGGGGGCTGGCCAAGAACGAGAATATGAATCAAGGGAGCTTCATCGTCGAGGACCTCACCGATCTGGTGGAGGCCGCGGTACTGAGTGAATTCGACCGGATCACCGAGCGCGGCGGCGTCCTCGGGGCCATGGAGACCGGCTATCAGCGCAGCCGCATCCAGGAAGAATCCATGTATTACGAACGGCTCAAACATTCCGGCGAATACCCGATCATCGGAGTGAACACCTTCCGCAATCCCGATGCCGATTTCTCCAAGGTCGCCGCCACCCTCCAACTGGCCCGAGCCACCGATGCCGACAAGCAGGAACAATTGCATCGGCTGGCGGCGTTCAAGGAACGCCACCAGCAGCAAGCCCCGCTGGCGCTCAAGCGCCTTCAGGAAACGGCGTTGAGCGGCGGCAACCTGTTCGCCGAATTGATGGAGACGGTACGTTCGTGCAGCCTCGGTCAGATCACCGGGGCGCTCTATGAGGTGGGCGGCCAGTACCGGCGCAACATGTAAGCCGTAGACGTCACCCCTTATGACCACACGGTCAACCAGGCCCGGCTCGCGTCTATCTGCGGCGAGCCGGGCCTGGACGGTTAGTCCTCTCAGCTGAATTCCTTGCGCATGGCCCGCTTGTTCAGTTTGCCGACACTGGTTTTGGGCAGTTGTTCCACGAGCAGGATTCGTTCCGGCACGGCATAGCGGGGGATGAGCCCCTGCCGGGCGGCCTCGGCCATGAACTCGCGCAAACCGTCACTGTCCACCGCCGATTGCTGGTCCGGTTTCAGGGTCACGATCAACAGCGGCCGCTCCCCCCATTTGTCGTCCGGCACCCCGATGGCCGCCGCTTCCAGAACCGCCGGATGACGGCTGATGCAATTTTCCAAATCCAGAGAGGAGATCCATTCTCCTCCGGTCTTGATCACATCCTTGATCCGATCGGTCACCTGCAGATAACCGTCCGCATCGATATGGCCGACATCGCCGCTATGGAGCCACCCATCCCGCCACAGTTCCCGAGTCTTGGCCGGCGATTTGAAATAATCCTTGGTCAGCCACGGGGCTCGGAAGACCACTTCGCCGACCGAAACGCCATCATGGGGCAGCGGAGTACCATCCAGATCGACCACCTCAAATTCCACCAAGGGAATCGGTAATCCGGTCTTGACCACCAGATTCAGTAACTGATCGTCATTGAGCCGACCAAGCATGGTCGTCTTCGGTGTCGAGAGGCTGATCACCGGGCAGGTCTCCGACATGCCGTAGCCGGTATAGACGACGATTCCCAACTCCTGCGCCGCCGCAGCCAGACCGGTGGACAATTTGGCACCACCGATGATCACCTTCCATCGCGACAGGTCCACCTGCCGGGCTGCCGGACTGGTCACCAGCATCTGTAGGATGGTCGGTACACAATGGGACGCGGTCACACCCTCGGTGACGATCAGGCGCAACAGCATCTCCGGCTCATAGCGTCCCGGATAGACCTGTTTGGTGCCGAGCAGAGTTGCCACATAGGGTAGCCCCCAGGCATGGACGTGAAACATCGGCGTCAACGGCATATAGACATCGTTTGATCGGAAACGGCCGATGGTTTCATAGCTGCCCAAGGCGATGGCCAGCGACAGGGTATGCAGGACCAATTGCCGGTGACTGAAGTGCACTCCTTTGGGATCACCGGTGGTTCCGGTGGTGTAGAAGGTGGTGGCCTTGGTGTTTTCATCGAGATCGGGGAAATTGTAGGTGTCGGCTGCAGCAGCCAGCAGTGATTCGTATTCGGCATCGATAGTCAGCCCGCACTCCTGCGGGACCTCGTTCTCGACAATGACGACGATTTTTTCGACCCAGGTGAGCCGCTCCCGGATCTGTGCCAGCAGCGGCAGGAAATCGCCATTGATGATGATCACCCGGGCCTCGGCGTGGTTGATGGTATATTCGATCTGAGCCGCCGACAGCCGCCAGTTGACCATCTGCATGACCGCTCCCATCATCGGTATGGCGAAAAAGCACTCAAGAAAACGGTTGCTGTCATAGTCGAAGACCGCAACCGTGTCACCCTCCTTGACGCCAAGCGAGCTGAGACCACCGGCAAGTCGATGAATGCGTCGGTTCAGGTCGCGATAGCTGCAGCGGAAGCGATCCCGATAGACGATCTCCTGATCGGCGGCATAGAGCAGCGCCGTGCCCAGAAGTTTCTTGATGAGCAACGGATAATCGTAACATTCACCTGCGGGAAGGGTCTGTTCAGCCATGGCATGATCCTCCTGGTCAGCATCTGAAATGGTGGCTCGCACCGATACGTAATCGGGTCGCGGCTTTCGCTTCGAACCGATGGACGAATGCATCATGCTGACAGGGTAGCCGACCGAGCGTTCAGCCGCAATACATTTTGCGTAAACGTCAAATCATCCCCTCTGCTCTGCTCCACGGCCCTGTCGATACCACAAAGGCCCCTGTCCTCACATCAGCTTACGCCGTTTCCGATTGACCACCAGGAGCCCGACCGTAACCAACGCAGCGGCGCCGAGCAGGTTCAGAGTCAATGGTTCGCCAAGCAGGATCACGCCAAGACTGGTTCCGGAAATCGGCATGATGAATACAAAGGCATGCAGGGAACTGGCGCCGTACCGCTTGGCCAGCGAACTCCAGGCAACCATGCCGAAAGAAGCGGTGACAAAAGTCTGGTAGAACAATGCGGCGAGGATGGCCGGGTCGACCCGCGTGAGCATCGGCCGGTCGAAAAGGACCCCACAAATCAAGAAAAACGGGGTGGCGAGAACCATCGGATAAAAAGTAATCTGGGCCGGATGGAAGGTGGAAATAATCCGCTTCGAATAGATCGCATTAGCCCCCCAGACCAGCACTGCCGCCAATACCAGCAGGTCACCGGTCACCGCTTCCCGGCTCATTTCCAGGGAGTCGCGCAATAACACCAGGACCCCGGCGAATCCGAAGGTCAAACCGATGATCCTGGTTGCGGAAAGACGATCGTCGGTCAGAAAAAAGTGGGCCAACACCGCCACCACAAACGGTAAGGCATTGACGATCAATGTCCCGTGTGTTGCCGTGGTCCGGCTTTGCCCCAGGTAAAAGAGCGAGAGCTGGCAGAAGAAAATCAGCCCGAGCAGCAGCAACTGCTGCCACTGTTTGCCGTTCAGCCGAAGCGACTTACCGGATAAACGCGCGTACAGCCAGATCGCTGCGGCGGCCAGAGAAAAGCGCAGGCCGGCGGTGGTGAAGACGCCAAGGCCTCCGAGGCTGATCTTGATGGCCACAGCATTGGCCCCAAAAAGCACACAGAGAAACAACGCATAGAGCGCCGCACCAGCGGGTAAGTCCTGGCCGCCGGCAGCGCGTTCAGGCTGGTCTTCGTCACTCTCGGTCATCGATTACCCGACTCGGCCAGCCGCGATGTATGGCCGCCACCCCCGGGCTTCTCTCATTGAGCGGTCAGGACCATTTCCTGACCGTAGGCCAACACCTGCGCGTTCTGACCGTGCGCTTCAACCTTTCGCTTGAATTCTTCCGGGTCGGCCCCGATCACCGAAAACGTGTCGTAATGCATGGGGATGGCCAGGCCCGGCTGGGCCAATTCCACGGCCTTGACCGCATCGTCGATGCCCATGGTAAAATTGTCGCCGATGGGCAGGAGCATATAGTCGATTCGGTTCATTTCACCAATCAGTTTCATGTCATAGAAGA encodes the following:
- the icmF gene encoding fused isobutyryl-CoA mutase/GTPase IcmF → MNAPITVYKPHHHVRVITATSLFDGHDASTNIMRRILQDSGVEVIHLAHNRSVQELVDTAIDEDAQGIAMSSYQGGHMESFTYMIDLLRQHDASHIKVFGGGGGVIVADEIKELEAYGVTKIYSPEDGATMGLQGMANHMIELMDFSTLSYHSLDPELLRRDNKRMIAAYITALQQAKADAPDRLGQLLGQIRPLAEQHRPPVVGITGTGGAGKSSLTDEIIVRFLHDMPEIRIGVICCDPSRRKTGGALLGDRIRMNAIAQSDRVYMRSLATRDSAHEVSEALPEAILAVQAAGFDLVIAETAGIGQGDSRIIDLADLSIYVMTSDYGAPSQLEKIDMLDYADIIVVNKFEKKGSDDAIRDIRKQVQRNRKAWTSRPEEFPVYGTIASKFNDDGVTALYHGIIEQLQSKTGCTLRPSLPKPAGKVSSSKTIVIPPERLRYLAEIADRVRTYHRRTEEQAAAVRRVHHLRGSLALLSSDETAAAAREQLQRAIETYGSHVDKQTEETLTTWADIKQAYSGDELVYTVRGREVRVPLYTTSLCHSRIPKISLPRFQDPGDLYTWLRHEHLPGYFPYTGGVFPLKRTAEDPTRMFAGEGGPAQTNRRFKLLSENYAAKRLSTAFDSVTLYGWDPAERPDIYGKIGNSGVSVCTLDDVKLLYDGFDLCSSTTSVSMTINGPAPIILAMFMNTAIDQQIDAFRQRQGREPSDGERAEIRQTVLQNVRGTVQADILKEDQGQNTCIFSIEFALKMMGDIQEYFIANQVRNFYSVSVSGYHIAEAGANPITQLALTLANGFTYVEYYLARGMHIDQIAPNLSFFFSNGMDPEYTVIGRVARRIWAVAMREKYGANTTSQRLKYHIQTSGRSLHSQEIQFNDIRTTLQALCAIYDNCNSLHTNAYDEAITTPSQESVRRALAIQLIINREWGLAKNENMNQGSFIVEDLTDLVEAAVLSEFDRITERGGVLGAMETGYQRSRIQEESMYYERLKHSGEYPIIGVNTFRNPDADFSKVAATLQLARATDADKQEQLHRLAAFKERHQQQAPLALKRLQETALSGGNLFAELMETVRSCSLGQITGALYEVGGQYRRNM
- a CDS encoding fatty acid--CoA ligase — translated: MAEQTLPAGECYDYPLLIKKLLGTALLYAADQEIVYRDRFRCSYRDLNRRIHRLAGGLSSLGVKEGDTVAVFDYDSNRFLECFFAIPMMGAVMQMVNWRLSAAQIEYTINHAEARVIIINGDFLPLLAQIRERLTWVEKIVVIVENEVPQECGLTIDAEYESLLAAAADTYNFPDLDENTKATTFYTTGTTGDPKGVHFSHRQLVLHTLSLAIALGSYETIGRFRSNDVYMPLTPMFHVHAWGLPYVATLLGTKQVYPGRYEPEMLLRLIVTEGVTASHCVPTILQMLVTSPAARQVDLSRWKVIIGGAKLSTGLAAAAQELGIVVYTGYGMSETCPVISLSTPKTTMLGRLNDDQLLNLVVKTGLPIPLVEFEVVDLDGTPLPHDGVSVGEVVFRAPWLTKDYFKSPAKTRELWRDGWLHSGDVGHIDADGYLQVTDRIKDVIKTGGEWISSLDLENCISRHPAVLEAAAIGVPDDKWGERPLLIVTLKPDQQSAVDSDGLREFMAEAARQGLIPRYAVPERILLVEQLPKTSVGKLNKRAMRKEFS
- a CDS encoding DMT family transporter, whose translation is MTESDEDQPERAAGGQDLPAGAALYALFLCVLFGANAVAIKISLGGLGVFTTAGLRFSLAAAAIWLYARLSGKSLRLNGKQWQQLLLLGLIFFCQLSLFYLGQSRTTATHGTLIVNALPFVVAVLAHFFLTDDRLSATRIIGLTFGFAGVLVLLRDSLEMSREAVTGDLLVLAAVLVWGANAIYSKRIISTFHPAQITFYPMVLATPFFLICGVLFDRPMLTRVDPAILAALFYQTFVTASFGMVAWSSLAKRYGASSLHAFVFIMPISGTSLGVILLGEPLTLNLLGAAALVTVGLLVVNRKRRKLM